Proteins found in one Solitalea lacus genomic segment:
- a CDS encoding peptide MFS transporter — MNQNQPIAREQAQVSSKHPKGLWVLFGTEMWERFNFYGMRTLLTLFIVNSLLMSKEESSLIYGGFLGLCYLTPMLGGFISDRFLGNRYCIMLGGSLMAIGQLLLFFSASTFSTNLDLAKILLYVALGVIIFGNGFFKPNISSMVGSLYPSQEKSKLDTAFTIFYMGINVGAFLGQFICPMLGDVVNADGTRDIFAFKWGFLAASFAMVIGTLTFYLLKDKYVITPEGRPIGGLPKHNQAADFAEGEAQTAHFTSTALIVSVISFIGLALVFNKVFGQNVIYSIIYGSGLTLAGLILSDKSLTKVERDRILVIYIVSFFVIFFWAAFEQAGSSLTFIADNQTDRNFLGWQMPPSMVQIFNGIFVVMFAVPFSMLWDKLRANGKEPISPFKQAIGLLLIAISYFIIAHNVKDLGNSGLLAIKWLILLYLIQTFGELCLSPIGLSLVGKLAPKRFASLLFGVFFLSNASGYALAGTLGSILPATGEQFTKAKTAGIDLQAILDKTVTPTAEQLKFLQEANISATNPVFAGFEIHNLFEFFMVFVVLCGVASVLLFALTPRLKKMMHGVK, encoded by the coding sequence ATGAATCAAAATCAACCGATTGCACGAGAGCAAGCTCAAGTAAGCTCAAAACACCCTAAGGGACTTTGGGTATTGTTCGGAACTGAGATGTGGGAGCGCTTCAACTTCTATGGAATGAGAACGCTGTTAACATTATTCATCGTAAATTCTTTATTGATGAGTAAAGAAGAGTCATCTCTAATTTACGGCGGATTCCTAGGCTTGTGTTATTTAACACCTATGCTAGGTGGATTTATTTCCGACAGATTCCTTGGGAACAGATATTGTATTATGCTCGGAGGATCATTAATGGCCATAGGTCAGCTATTGTTATTCTTCAGTGCAAGTACATTTAGCACTAACTTGGATCTGGCCAAAATTTTATTATATGTTGCTTTAGGTGTTATCATATTTGGTAACGGTTTCTTTAAGCCTAATATTTCTTCAATGGTGGGAAGCCTTTACCCTTCGCAAGAAAAAAGCAAATTGGATACAGCTTTTACAATTTTCTACATGGGTATAAATGTAGGAGCATTCTTAGGTCAATTCATTTGCCCAATGCTTGGCGACGTTGTTAATGCGGATGGAACCAGGGACATTTTCGCATTTAAATGGGGTTTCTTAGCAGCTTCATTTGCCATGGTTATTGGTACCTTAACGTTCTATTTATTAAAAGATAAATACGTAATTACTCCAGAAGGACGTCCAATTGGTGGATTGCCTAAGCACAATCAGGCAGCAGACTTTGCTGAAGGTGAAGCTCAAACAGCGCACTTTACTTCTACTGCATTAATTGTTTCAGTGATTTCTTTTATTGGATTAGCATTAGTTTTCAATAAAGTATTTGGTCAGAATGTTATCTACTCAATTATTTATGGTAGTGGTTTGACTTTGGCAGGCTTAATTCTATCTGATAAATCATTGACAAAAGTTGAAAGAGATAGAATCTTAGTAATTTATATAGTTTCATTCTTTGTTATCTTCTTTTGGGCAGCATTTGAACAAGCTGGTTCTTCATTAACCTTTATTGCAGACAACCAAACCGACAGAAACTTTTTAGGATGGCAAATGCCACCTTCGATGGTGCAGATCTTCAACGGAATTTTCGTTGTAATGTTTGCTGTTCCATTCAGTATGTTATGGGATAAATTAAGAGCTAACGGAAAAGAACCAATCTCTCCATTCAAACAAGCTATTGGTTTATTATTAATTGCAATCAGTTATTTCATTATTGCTCATAATGTAAAAGACTTAGGAAATTCAGGCCTTTTAGCTATAAAATGGTTGATATTATTATATTTAATTCAAACATTTGGCGAATTATGTTTATCTCCTATTGGTTTATCATTAGTAGGTAAATTAGCTCCTAAACGCTTTGCATCACTCTTATTTGGTGTATTCTTCTTGTCGAATGCATCAGGTTATGCCCTTGCTGGAACTTTAGGATCAATATTGCCTGCAACCGGAGAGCAATTTACAAAGGCAAAAACAGCAGGAATTGATTTGCAAGCAATTTTAGATAAAACTGTTACGCCAACTGCTGAACAGTTAAAATTCTTACAAGAAGCTAATATCAGCGCTACTAACCCTGTTTTTGCAGGATTCGAAATTCATAACTTGTTCGAATTCTTCATGGTATTCGTTGTGCTTTGTGGAGTTGCATCAGTACTTTTATTTGCCTTAACACCACGATTGAAAAAAATGATGCATGGTGTAAAATAA
- a CDS encoding polyprenol monophosphomannose synthase, producing the protein MFSDSIVIIPTYNEKENVERMIRKVFSLDYPFHLLIIDDGSPDGTASIVKQLQKEYPGQLFLEERSGKLGLGTAYIHGFKWALARNYEYIFEMDCDFSHNPDDLIRLREACVNGADLAVGSRYITGVNVVNWPMGRVLMSYFASRYCRIITGVEIHDYTAGFKCYRKRVLQTIDLDKIKFIGYAFQIEMKFTAVKHGFKLVEVPIIFTDRTAGTSKMSTKIFREAIFGVIQLKIRSWFKKYQQA; encoded by the coding sequence GTGTTTTCAGATAGTATCGTCATAATACCCACATATAATGAGAAAGAGAATGTAGAGCGAATGATTCGAAAAGTTTTCTCTTTGGATTATCCTTTTCATCTATTAATTATTGACGATGGCTCTCCAGATGGTACAGCCAGCATTGTTAAGCAACTTCAAAAAGAATATCCCGGACAACTTTTTTTAGAAGAACGCAGTGGAAAACTTGGTTTGGGAACAGCTTATATTCATGGATTCAAATGGGCACTGGCTCGTAACTATGAATACATTTTTGAAATGGATTGTGATTTTTCACATAATCCGGACGACTTGATTCGTTTAAGGGAAGCTTGTGTAAACGGTGCCGATTTGGCTGTGGGTTCACGATATATTACAGGTGTAAATGTGGTGAACTGGCCAATGGGTAGAGTTTTAATGTCTTATTTTGCATCCCGTTATTGCCGGATTATTACAGGCGTTGAAATACATGATTACACAGCGGGTTTTAAATGTTATCGAAAACGCGTATTACAAACTATAGACTTGGATAAAATTAAGTTTATTGGTTATGCGTTTCAAATTGAGATGAAATTTACTGCAGTAAAGCATGGTTTCAAATTGGTTGAAGTACCTATTATTTTCACCGATCGTACAGCAGGAACATCAAAAATGAGCACAAAAATTTTCCGTGAAGCGATCTTTGGAGTTATACAGCTTAAAATAAGAAGCTGGTTCAAGAAATATCAACAGGCTTAA
- the mgtE gene encoding magnesium transporter — protein sequence MIETTQIQEILELIEQKKFFALRKIIKDWHPSELAELFEDIPIDDRAIVFRVLPRELASDTFEYLDIKIQKDLMKGLGQERVADILNEMWADDRTALFEELPGPVVKQLLELLSPEERRVASTLLGYPENSVGRLMLPNYISVKEYWTVERVLDHIRRYGHLTESLGILYVINGSGKLIDEIRINDILLAPLEKKVNEIMDGNFVFLHANDDKEEAIEVFKQYDRVSLPVVNSDNVLIGIVTIDDVLDIVEEEDTEDIQKFGGMEALEDSYIETPLFEMIKKRAGWLIILFIGEMLTATAMGYFEDEIDKAVVLALFVPLIISSGGNSGSQAATLIIRSLALGEISLADWWKVMRKEIISGIILGSMLGIVGFARIAIWHSIFPNMYGPHWLLIAIVVGTSLIGVVLWGTLSGSMMPLLLQKLGFDPATSSAPFVATLVDVTGLVIYFTVASLVLSGILL from the coding sequence ATGATTGAAACAACTCAAATCCAGGAAATCTTAGAACTGATTGAGCAAAAAAAGTTTTTTGCATTACGTAAAATTATCAAAGACTGGCACCCGAGTGAGCTCGCAGAGTTGTTTGAAGATATTCCGATTGATGACCGTGCCATCGTTTTCAGGGTACTCCCCCGTGAATTAGCTTCAGATACTTTTGAATACCTTGATATTAAAATCCAGAAGGATTTAATGAAGGGATTAGGTCAGGAACGTGTAGCTGACATTTTGAACGAAATGTGGGCCGATGACCGTACTGCCTTATTTGAAGAACTACCAGGCCCTGTTGTAAAGCAATTATTGGAATTGCTTAGTCCGGAAGAGCGCCGCGTTGCCAGTACCTTATTAGGTTATCCTGAAAATTCGGTAGGCCGTTTAATGCTTCCAAACTATATTTCAGTAAAGGAATATTGGACAGTTGAACGGGTTTTGGACCATATACGTCGCTACGGACACCTTACAGAATCCTTAGGAATTTTATACGTTATCAATGGTTCAGGGAAACTAATTGATGAAATAAGAATCAATGACATCCTTCTCGCTCCACTGGAAAAAAAAGTAAACGAAATAATGGATGGCAACTTTGTCTTCCTGCATGCTAATGACGACAAAGAGGAAGCCATTGAAGTTTTTAAACAATATGACAGGGTTTCGTTGCCGGTTGTAAACTCGGATAATGTTCTGATTGGAATTGTAACGATTGATGACGTACTCGATATTGTTGAGGAAGAAGATACCGAAGATATTCAAAAATTTGGTGGTATGGAGGCCTTGGAAGACTCCTACATTGAAACCCCTCTTTTTGAAATGATAAAAAAACGAGCTGGCTGGTTAATTATCCTATTCATTGGAGAAATGCTCACTGCCACTGCTATGGGGTACTTTGAAGATGAAATTGATAAAGCCGTTGTCCTGGCTTTATTTGTTCCATTAATTATTTCAAGCGGAGGTAATTCAGGTTCTCAAGCAGCGACATTAATTATCCGATCATTAGCTTTAGGTGAAATTTCTCTAGCCGATTGGTGGAAAGTAATGCGTAAGGAAATTATTTCTGGCATAATATTGGGATCCATGTTGGGTATCGTTGGTTTCGCACGCATTGCAATTTGGCATTCCATTTTTCCTAATATGTATGGCCCTCACTGGTTACTCATAGCCATTGTAGTAGGTACATCGTTAATTGGTGTAGTGCTTTGGGGAACTTTATCCGGTTCAATGATGCCATTATTATTGCAAAAACTTGGATTTGACCCTGCAACCTCATCAGCTCCGTTTGTTGCCACACTTGTTGATGTTACCGGTTTGGTAATTTATTTTACTGTAGCATCATTAGTACTGAGCGGAATATTGCTGTAA